The DNA window CGACCACGCCGACGCGGTCCCGGTCCCCGGCCCCCACGACGCGGTTGAGCCGGTTGAGCCGGGAGTACTCGCGGGCCAGCCGCAGCCGTACGGTGACGAGGTCGCGTTCGAGCGGCCCGAGCGTGGGCTGGAGCAGGCGGGCGGTGGGCCGGTGGCGGCCCGCGCCGGGCGGCAGCAGCGGCTCGGGCCGGTCGTCGCCGAGCGTCACGGTGGAGGAGCCGTCGGCCACGGCGGTGACGATCTTCAGCGCGACCCAGAGGCCGCTGGCCCTGGACAGCTCGACGGCGTGCCTGCCGAGGTCGAGCACCTCCTGGGAGTCGGCCGGGTAGAGGATCGGCATGGCCAGGTCGGCCAGCGCGGGCTCCGACGAGGAGGGCACGCTGGAGGACTTGGCGGCCGGGTCGTCGCCGACGAGCACGAGGGCGCCGCCGTTCGGGTGCGCGCCCATGAGGTTGCCGTGGCGGAGCGCGTCGGTGGCGCGGTCGAGGCCGGGGGCCTTGCCGTACCAGATGCCGAGGACGCCGTCGTAGCGGGCGTCGTCGAAGGTGCCCGCGAGCTGGCTGCCCTGGACGGCCGTGGCGGCGCTCTCCTCGTTCAGGCCGGGGCTGAAGACGACGTCGCTGGCTTCGAGGAGCCGGCGCTGCCGGTGGAGCTCCAGGTCGTAGCCGCCGAGCGGGGAGCCCTCGTAGCCGGAGACGAACGTGGCGACCCGCCGGCCGCGGGCGAGGTCCCTGCGGTGCTGCTCGATCGGCAGCCGGGCCAGGGCCTGGACGCCGGTGAGCTGGACCAGGCCGGTCGTGGCCGCGTAGCGGTCCTTCGGGGTCACCCGCTCCGAGATCTCCGTCATCGCGCTGTTCCTTCCAGGGGCCCGCCGCTGGCCAGATTGAGCCAGAGCGCGGCCGGGGCGCTCAAGGGGGTGTGGGCCAGTGGTCTAGTAGCGGCCGCGTCCCCGCCGCGACCGCTGGCCGGATGACTAGTGGCTAGCTCTTTCACGACGCTTCGCTCTACGATCGCGTTCCGACAGCGTCAAGGTCAGGAGGCGGCGATGGGACGTGCGATCGAAGGGATGCCGGTGCTGGTCACCGGAGGGGGATCGGGCATCGGCGAGGCGGTGGTCCACCGGCTGGTCGAGGCGGGCGCGAAGGTGACGCTCTCCGGCCGGCGGGCGGACCGCGTCGAGGCGGTCGCGAGGAAGGCCGGCCCCGGCGCGCGCGCCGTCGTCGGCGACGTCACCCGCGCCGAGGACCGCGAGCGCATGGTGGCCGCCGCCGTGGAGCACGGCGGCGGGCTGGAGGCGGTCGTGCACTCGGCGGGCAACATGTACCGGAGCGCGGTCACGGACCTCGACGAGAAGGCGCTGCACGACGTGTTCGCCTCCAACACGATCGGCCCGCTGATGCTGACCGCGCTCGCCGTGCCGTACCTGCGGGAGCGTTCAGGGGCCGTGGTGTTCTTCGGCTCGGTGCACACGCAGCGGGCCTTCCCGGGCGCGTCCCCTTACGCCGCCACTAAGGGCGCGCTGGAGACGCTGACCGGGGTGCTGGCCGCCGAGCTCGGCCCGCAGGGCGTGCGGGTGAGCTGCGTACGGCCGGGCGGGGTGCTCACCGAGATCAACCAGCGGGCGGGGCTGATGGACGACGCCACCGCCGCCGAACGCATGCGCTCGCTCGGCCCCGCCCACGCCCTGGGCCGGTCGGGCACCGCCGACGAGGTCGCCGAGGCGGTCGAGTACCTGCTGGCCGCCGAGTGGGCGACCGGCAGCGTCCTCACCATCGACGGCGGCCTCGGCCTGGGCGTCACGAACGCGTGACGCCCGGGAGGGTCAGGAGACGGGCCGGCCGGGAAGCACCCAGTCGTCGGTGACGAGCTTCCAGGCCGAGCCGTCCCACTCGGCCACCTTCGCGCCGGTGGTGCCGACGTGCCCGCCGCCGGCCGCCGGACCGAACGTGATCGGCGGGTAGATCCCTGACTTGTGGTCCTTGAGGGACTCGGCGGTCTTCGTGAAGTTCGCCCAGCTCAGGTCGTCGCCCATGCGGGAGACGATCTCGAAGAAGATCTTGGTGTTGGCGTACGCCTGCAGCGCGTACGCGCTCCCCACCTCGGACGGCGCGGCGGCCTGCTGGGCGGTGCGCCAGGCGGCAGCCTCGGGCGCGTCGGAGACCGGCAGCTCGGAGATGAGCGTGCCGTGGATGCCCTTCGCCGCCTCGCCCGCCGGGCCGACCGTCCCGGCGCTGCCGGTGGTCACCGTCGAGGACGTGCCCATGATCCGCGGCTGCCAGCCCAGCTCGCGGACCGCCTTCATGACCAGCGCCGACTGGGTGTTGTCGGTGCCGAGCACGATGGCCTCGGGTCCCGCGTCGCGCACCTTGAGCACCGCCGAGCTGACCTCGGTGGAGTTGGGCTCGGTGGTCTCGTTCGCGACGACCTCCAGCCCGGTGGCCGCCGCCTCCGCCTTGACGCCGTCGCGGATGGCGTGCCCGAGCTCGTTGTCCTGGCCGATGACGGCGAGCTTCTTGACGCCCTTGCCGGCGAGGAAGTCCACGATCACCCGGGCCTGGTCGTGCTGGCTGGTGCCGAGCAGGAACACGGAGTCCTGCTTCGGGTCGGGCGGCAGCACCGGGGCGAACAGCGGCAGGCCCTTCTGCTTCAGGTACGGGTAGCTGCCCGGGATGTTGGCCGAGCCGGCCGGGGAGACCACGGCGTACACCTTCTCCTGGTCGCCGAGCCTGCGGATGTTGGCGACGCTGCGCGCGGCCTCGAAGCCGTCGTCGAGGACGACGAGCCGTACCTTGCGGCCGTTGACGCCGCCCTTGTCGTTGATCTCCTTGACCGCCGCGTTCAGCCCGCCCTCGAAGCCCTTGCCCGAGGTGGAGGCGCCGCCCGAGAGCGGCAGGGTGGTGCCGATGACGATGCTGTCGTCGGTGACGCCCTGCACCGCCGCCGCGCCCGCGCCGGGCGGGGCGGCCGCCTGGGACGAGCAGCCGGCGACGGCGAGAGCGGTCAGCAGGGCGGGCAGTGCGGTACGCGAAAATCGTCGCCGGCTCATGGGGGGTGCCTCCAGATGTGGTGCGTGGTTCTCAGCCGAGGTAGGCGCGGACGAGGTTCTCCGAGCCCGCGAGCTCGCGGGCGGGGCCGGACGTGTGCACGGCGCCGCCCGCGAGCACGTAGGCGCGGTCGGCGATGTCGAGCACGGCGGAGTTCTGCTCGACCAGCAGGAACGCGGTGCCGGACTCCTCGCGCAGCCGCGCGACCAGCCCGAGCAGCTGGGTGACGAGGATCGGCGCGAGCCCGAAGGACATCTCGTCGACCATGACCAGGCGGGGCCGGCCGAGCAGCGCCCGCGCGACGGCGAGCATCTGCTGCTGGCCGCCGGACAGCGAGCCGGCCGGGGCGGCGAGCTTGTCGCGCAGCGCGCCGAAGACGTCGAGCAGCCGCTCCTCGTCCTGGGCGACGTCGCGGGCGCCGCGCCCGCGGGCGGTGGCGCCGAGGCGGAGGTTCTGCCGCACGGTGAGCGAGGACAGGATGCCGCGGCCCTCGGGGACGTGCCCGAGCCCGAGCCTGGCCCGCGCCTCCGGGGTGCGCGCGCCCAGGGTGACGCCGTCGAAGGTCACCGTGCCCGACCAGGTGGGCAACACCCCGGACACGGTCCGCAGCGTGGTGGTCTTGCCGGCGCCGTTGACGCCGAGCAGCGCGACGATCTCGCCCTCCGCCACGTCGAGGTCGACCCCGCGCAGCACGGGCACCCGGCCGTAGCCGGAGGTCAGGTCACGTGTCGACAGCAGCAACGCCGGCTCCCAGGTAGGCCTCGACGACATCGGGGTGGGCGACGACCTCGGCCGGGGTCCCCTCGGCGAGGATGCGTCCGAAGTGCAGCGCGGCGATCCGCGGGCAGAGCCGCGCGACCAGCTCCAGGTCGTGCTCGATGATGAGGATGGACAGCTCCTCGCGCTCGCCGATCCTGGACAGCGGCTCGACCATCCTGGTGACGTCGGCGGCCGACAGGCCCGCGGCGGGCTCGTCGAGCAGCACCACGCGCGGCCTCGGGGCGAGCGCGCGGGCCACCTCGACGATCTTCTGGCTGCCGAGCGGCAGGTTGCCGACGGGCTCGGCGGCCCGCTCGGCCAGGCCGAACGCCTCCAGCAGCTCGCGCACCCGCGCGCGGGCCTCGCGGGCGGCGCGGGAGAGCCCGAGGTAGTCGGCGAGCGTGGACGCCCCGGCGTCCAGGCCGACGAGGACGTTCGCCTCGACGGACAGCTCGGCGACCAGCCGCGGCGTCTGGAACGTGCGGCGCACGCCCTTGCGGGCCACGGCGGCGGGGCGGCCGGCCGGGATCCGCTCCCCGCCGATCGTGACGGTCCCGCCGGTGGGCCGGACGTAGCCGGTGACCACGTTGAAGACCGTCGTCTTGCCCGCGCCGTTGGGGCCGATGAGCCCGGTGAACCCGGGGCCGACGGAGAGGTCCACGCCCTTCAGCACCTCGTTGCCGCCGAAACGCACCGCGATCCCGGACAGCTCCAGCACGCCGCTCATGAGGCCGCCGCCGTGACGGGCCGCTCGGGGGCCCGGCGCCGGTCGCGCAGCCGGGCGGGCAGGGACGCGAGCCCGCGCGGCAGGAAGGCGATCGCGAGGGCGAGGATGAGGCCGTAGACCAGGCGCTGCCAGCTCCCCAGGTCCTGGAGCAGGTCGCGGAGCACGACCACGACGATCGCGCCGAGGAACGGGCCGACGACGTAGCCGACGCCGCCGAGGAAGGCGAGGACCAGGAACTCGATGAGCAGCCCCATGTCGAAGATCTCCGGCGTCAGGTACGACAGGCACTGCGCGTAGAGCGCGCCGGCGACGCCGCCGATGAAGGCGGACAGGGCGAACGCCAGCAGCTTGGTGCGCATCGGGCTGATCCCGAGCGACGGGGCGGCGATCTCGGCGTCGCGCACCACCCGGAGGCGGCGGCCGAGCCCGGCCCGCCCGGCGCGTACGACGGCGACGGTCGTGACGGCGGCGACGGCGAGGCACAGGTACCAGCGGCTGCCGTCCACGTCGATGCCGGGCAGGACGACCGCCTCGACGGCGACGCCGGCGATGCCGCCGGTGACCGGGACGGCCTCGACGAACACCCGGATCATCAGCTCGGCGAACGCGAGCGTGGCGATGGCCAGGTAGAACCCGCGCAGCCGGGTCGCGGGCAGGCCGATCAGCACTCCGGCGAGGGCGGCGACCAGGCCCGCGGTGACCGTGGCGAGCGGCCACGGCCAGCCCTGCGCGACCAGGTACGTCGTCGTGTACGCCCCGACGCCGAGGAACCCGGCCTGCGCCAGCGCGATCTGCCCCGACCAGCCCATGATGAGGACGAGCCCCAGCCCGGCGGTCGCCGTCACCATGACCAGGCACGCCTGGAAGAGCAGGTACGGATTCACCAGGCCGGGCAGCGCGAGCAGGACGAGCCCGCCCGCCAGCGCGGCGGCCCAGCCGGCGGCCCGCCGCGGCGAGCCGGGGAACGTGGGCGGCATCAGACCTCCCTCGCCTGATGGCGGCCGAACAGGCCCTGCGGCTTGACCGCGAGCACGACGACGATGGCGAGCAGCGCGATCGCCGTCTTGCTGGACGTCGAGACGTACGCGCCGGCCAGGTTCTCGGCGACGCCGAGCGCGAGCCCGCCGACGAAGGCGCCGATCACGCTGGAGAACCCGCCGAGCGTCGCGGCGACGAAGCCCTTGATGAGCAGCCCGGACCCGTTCTGGTCGGTGAGCAGCGACGCCTGGCCCTGGAGCAGCAGCGCGATCGTGGCGATCGCGCCCGCGAGCGCCCACGAGGTGCGGAACACCGTGGTGACCGAGACGCCGAGCAGCCGCGGCGTCACCCGGTCCTCGGCGATGGCCTGCATCCGCACGCCGAGCGGGGTGCGGAAGAACAGCACGAGCGCGACCGTCACGGCCAGCCCGGCGCCGATGCTGAGCAGTTGCTCGTAGGCCACGATCTGGCCGGCGACGGTGAACGAGCCCGCGAACGGCGAGTCGATCTTGCGGGGCTCGGAGCCCCACACGAGCTGGACGACCGCGTTGATCACCACGAACACCGCGATCGTCATCAGGACCGTGGCGAAGTGGTTCTCCGCCAGGATCGGGCGGATGGCGGTGCGCTCCACCACGACGGCGAGCACGACGCCGATGAGCAGCCCGGCGGGCACCGCCGCCCACCAGGACAGGCCGGCCCCGTCGATGAGCGCCCAGGTGCAGAACGCGGGTAACAGCCCCAGCTCCGCCATCGCGAAGTTCGGCACGTCGGTCGCCTTCAGCACGAGGACGATGGCGAGCGCCATGAGGGAGTACCAACTGCCCGCCTGCAGCCCGCTGATGATCTGTTGCCACACGGTTGCGCCTCCAGCGTTAGTCGTGAGGATGCTAACGCCGAAAGCGGAGAGGTAACAGACCCTATTTGCCGACGATGAGGGCAGGCGCGGCGCGGCCCCGGACACGCGAACGGCGGGCACCCGCCGAGGGATGCCCGCCGTCCGCCGCCGTCAGCTCTGGCGTCAGCTCTGGCCGCGCCCGCCCGGCGCGCCCGCCTTCCTGAGCAGCGTGGCCGCCGCGCCGTGGTCGGCGCGCAGCCGCAGCAGCGCCGGGTCCGACTTCCAGAAGGACTCGAAGTCGTCGGCCGCGAACCGCTCCACGATCAGGTGCATCGCGATGTCGTGGCGGACGTACTCGACCGCCACCAGCACCACGGCGGGATCGTCGGTGTAGACACCCCAGGCGTCCTCGTTGACCACGCCGCCGATGACCGCCTGCCGCCGGTCGGCGACGACGACGAGGAGCCGGCAGCCGAGGTTCTCCAGCGCCACCTGCGGGCTGGAGAAGCGGTGCCTGGTGGTGTGGCCGACGGGGTCGGGGTCCTCGCCGAAGACGACGGTCGACACGTCGACGCCCTCGGCCTGGGCGCGGCGGGCGAGCGGCTTGAGCGGCTCCAGCTCCGCCGGCCAGCCGGACAGGAACAGGTCGCGGCGCGCGGCGGCGACGACGTCCTCGGCCCTGGTGAGCAGGGAGGACCGGTCGGCGAGGTTGTGGATCAGCCGCACCTCGGCGGGCGCGGCCACCTCGGGCAGCGTCTCGCTCAGGGTGGTGATCGACTGGTCGAACTCGCGGCGCATGCGGTCGAGCAGCGACATCGGCGGCAGCGAGATGTAGCCGACGCCCGCCTCGCCGAGCCGCACCTCGTAGGCGGCGCCCCTGCTGACGAGCTTGCCCAGCGTCTCGTAGACCGTGCTGCGCGGCACGCCCGAGCGCTTGGCCACCTCGTAGCCGTTGAGCGGCGTGCCGGCGGCCACGAGCGCGACGTAGGCCTTGGCTTCGTAGCCGGACATGCCGAGACGCTGAAGCTCTTCGATCACTCTCTGCTGGGACACTTCGCCATCGTCGCACTCCCCCGG is part of the Nonomuraea coxensis DSM 45129 genome and encodes:
- a CDS encoding SDR family NAD(P)-dependent oxidoreductase, producing the protein MGRAIEGMPVLVTGGGSGIGEAVVHRLVEAGAKVTLSGRRADRVEAVARKAGPGARAVVGDVTRAEDRERMVAAAVEHGGGLEAVVHSAGNMYRSAVTDLDEKALHDVFASNTIGPLMLTALAVPYLRERSGAVVFFGSVHTQRAFPGASPYAATKGALETLTGVLAAELGPQGVRVSCVRPGGVLTEINQRAGLMDDATAAERMRSLGPAHALGRSGTADEVAEAVEYLLAAEWATGSVLTIDGGLGLGVTNA
- a CDS encoding ABC transporter substrate-binding protein translates to MSRRRFSRTALPALLTALAVAGCSSQAAAPPGAGAAAVQGVTDDSIVIGTTLPLSGGASTSGKGFEGGLNAAVKEINDKGGVNGRKVRLVVLDDGFEAARSVANIRRLGDQEKVYAVVSPAGSANIPGSYPYLKQKGLPLFAPVLPPDPKQDSVFLLGTSQHDQARVIVDFLAGKGVKKLAVIGQDNELGHAIRDGVKAEAAATGLEVVANETTEPNSTEVSSAVLKVRDAGPEAIVLGTDNTQSALVMKAVRELGWQPRIMGTSSTVTTGSAGTVGPAGEAAKGIHGTLISELPVSDAPEAAAWRTAQQAAAPSEVGSAYALQAYANTKIFFEIVSRMGDDLSWANFTKTAESLKDHKSGIYPPITFGPAAGGGHVGTTGAKVAEWDGSAWKLVTDDWVLPGRPVS
- a CDS encoding ABC transporter ATP-binding protein produces the protein MLLSTRDLTSGYGRVPVLRGVDLDVAEGEIVALLGVNGAGKTTTLRTVSGVLPTWSGTVTFDGVTLGARTPEARARLGLGHVPEGRGILSSLTVRQNLRLGATARGRGARDVAQDEERLLDVFGALRDKLAAPAGSLSGGQQQMLAVARALLGRPRLVMVDEMSFGLAPILVTQLLGLVARLREESGTAFLLVEQNSAVLDIADRAYVLAGGAVHTSGPARELAGSENLVRAYLG
- a CDS encoding ABC transporter ATP-binding protein, whose protein sequence is MSGVLELSGIAVRFGGNEVLKGVDLSVGPGFTGLIGPNGAGKTTVFNVVTGYVRPTGGTVTIGGERIPAGRPAAVARKGVRRTFQTPRLVAELSVEANVLVGLDAGASTLADYLGLSRAAREARARVRELLEAFGLAERAAEPVGNLPLGSQKIVEVARALAPRPRVVLLDEPAAGLSAADVTRMVEPLSRIGEREELSILIIEHDLELVARLCPRIAALHFGRILAEGTPAEVVAHPDVVEAYLGAGVAAVDT
- a CDS encoding branched-chain amino acid ABC transporter permease, with the translated sequence MPPTFPGSPRRAAGWAAALAGGLVLLALPGLVNPYLLFQACLVMVTATAGLGLVLIMGWSGQIALAQAGFLGVGAYTTTYLVAQGWPWPLATVTAGLVAALAGVLIGLPATRLRGFYLAIATLAFAELMIRVFVEAVPVTGGIAGVAVEAVVLPGIDVDGSRWYLCLAVAAVTTVAVVRAGRAGLGRRLRVVRDAEIAAPSLGISPMRTKLLAFALSAFIGGVAGALYAQCLSYLTPEIFDMGLLIEFLVLAFLGGVGYVVGPFLGAIVVVVLRDLLQDLGSWQRLVYGLILALAIAFLPRGLASLPARLRDRRRAPERPVTAAAS
- a CDS encoding branched-chain amino acid ABC transporter permease, with protein sequence MWQQIISGLQAGSWYSLMALAIVLVLKATDVPNFAMAELGLLPAFCTWALIDGAGLSWWAAVPAGLLIGVVLAVVVERTAIRPILAENHFATVLMTIAVFVVINAVVQLVWGSEPRKIDSPFAGSFTVAGQIVAYEQLLSIGAGLAVTVALVLFFRTPLGVRMQAIAEDRVTPRLLGVSVTTVFRTSWALAGAIATIALLLQGQASLLTDQNGSGLLIKGFVAATLGGFSSVIGAFVGGLALGVAENLAGAYVSTSSKTAIALLAIVVVLAVKPQGLFGRHQAREV
- a CDS encoding TrmB family transcriptional regulator; this translates as MSGYEAKAYVALVAAGTPLNGYEVAKRSGVPRSTVYETLGKLVSRGAAYEVRLGEAGVGYISLPPMSLLDRMRREFDQSITTLSETLPEVAAPAEVRLIHNLADRSSLLTRAEDVVAAARRDLFLSGWPAELEPLKPLARRAQAEGVDVSTVVFGEDPDPVGHTTRHRFSSPQVALENLGCRLLVVVADRRQAVIGGVVNEDAWGVYTDDPAVVLVAVEYVRHDIAMHLIVERFAADDFESFWKSDPALLRLRADHGAAATLLRKAGAPGGRGQS